A region of Kribbella sp. NBC_01245 DNA encodes the following proteins:
- a CDS encoding DUF6153 family protein, whose translation MELRGGAGSGLVKGAVTLCLLAGVFVMHGLTGNHDAAMAMGHPMTPAMAPAVGGIHAHDVAAGRQHAHAGAAGVGRHHAHEVPVVAKVVAGEHRHLMGELCLAMLTGLGLAIVVALALRSLRVSRPVQLLARVSRGVAPERSPPRPPPSLSKLCVLRI comes from the coding sequence ATGGAGCTTCGGGGTGGTGCGGGATCGGGCCTGGTCAAGGGCGCGGTCACGCTTTGCCTGCTTGCCGGGGTGTTCGTGATGCATGGGTTGACCGGTAATCACGATGCCGCGATGGCGATGGGCCATCCGATGACGCCCGCGATGGCGCCTGCCGTTGGGGGGATTCACGCCCACGATGTGGCGGCTGGGCGGCAGCACGCGCATGCGGGGGCGGCTGGGGTTGGGCGGCATCATGCGCATGAGGTGCCGGTGGTGGCGAAGGTGGTGGCGGGGGAGCATCGGCATTTGATGGGCGAGCTTTGCCTGGCGATGTTGACCGGGTTGGGGCTTGCGATTGTCGTGGCGCTTGCGTTGCGGAGTTTGCGGGTGTCGCGTCCGGTGCAGCTGCTCGCGCGGGTATCGCGTGGTGTCGCGCCTGAGCGGTCGCCACCACGCCCGCCACCCTCCTTGTCGAAGCTCTGCGTTCTGCGGATTTAG
- a CDS encoding potassium channel family protein, translating to MLVYMPTSTRSPVLELFRRLLIAVGLLTLMVLIVVVDRDGYKDTYDGSVGLIDSIYYATVTLTTTGYGDITPVTPTARLVNAFVVTPLRISFLVVLVGTTLEVLANEGRRIMRDSRWRKRMKDHTVVVGYGTKGRAAVQTLVSNGVKLSDVVVIDPRAQAVADAGNDQIAAFHGDATNRAVLRRAEVATAREVIVTTDRDDSAVLVTLAVRQLNQTAHIVVAVREEDNVPLVRQSGANAVVTSSEAVGRLLGLSAVSPNLGEVMEDLLTYGEGLEVAERPVLGREVGKAPSSVPDRVVSVVRDGKVHRYYDSSVSVLAAGDKLIVVRPAKETPWAERPGADPDDE from the coding sequence ATGCTGGTCTATATGCCGACCAGCACGCGTTCACCGGTGCTGGAGCTGTTCCGGCGGCTGCTGATCGCAGTCGGTCTGCTGACCCTGATGGTGCTGATCGTGGTGGTCGACCGTGACGGTTACAAGGACACGTACGACGGCTCTGTCGGCCTGATCGACAGCATCTACTACGCGACCGTCACCCTCACCACCACCGGCTACGGCGACATCACCCCGGTCACTCCGACCGCGCGGCTGGTGAACGCGTTCGTGGTGACACCGCTGCGGATCTCCTTCCTGGTGGTATTGGTCGGCACGACCCTGGAAGTCCTGGCGAACGAGGGTCGGCGGATCATGCGCGACTCGCGATGGAGGAAACGCATGAAGGACCACACCGTTGTCGTCGGCTACGGCACCAAGGGCCGCGCCGCGGTGCAGACGCTGGTCAGCAACGGGGTGAAACTCAGCGATGTGGTCGTGATCGACCCGCGGGCGCAGGCCGTCGCGGATGCCGGCAACGACCAGATCGCCGCGTTCCACGGTGACGCGACCAACCGGGCCGTGCTGCGCCGTGCCGAGGTGGCGACGGCCCGCGAGGTCATCGTCACCACCGACCGCGACGACTCCGCCGTACTCGTCACCCTGGCCGTCCGCCAGCTCAACCAGACCGCGCACATCGTCGTCGCCGTGCGCGAGGAGGACAACGTGCCACTGGTCCGCCAGAGCGGCGCGAACGCGGTCGTCACCTCGTCCGAAGCCGTCGGCCGTCTGCTCGGTCTGTCCGCTGTCAGCCCGAACCTGGGCGAGGTGATGGAGGACCTGCTCACGTACGGCGAGGGGCTCGAGGTCGCCGAACGCCCAGTCCTCGGTCGTGAAGTTGGCAAGGCGCCGTCGTCCGTCCCCGACCGAGTGGTCTCCGTAGTCCGCGACGGCAAGGTCCACCGCTACTACGACTCGTCCGTCTCGGTCCTGGCCGCCGGCGACAAACTCATCGTCGTACGCCCCGCCAAAGAAACCCCCTGGGCCGAACGCCCCGGCGCCGACCCCGACGACGAATAG
- a CDS encoding YchJ family protein: MNLQRACPCGLPTTYDACCGRLHDGAAQAATAEELMRSRYSAYAVGNLDYVFRTWHPRTRPDDLSPDPGLTWTGLSILDTSAGGPDDETGEVEFIATFRNHGTPGQLHERSRFLRRTTRWLYLDGDLT, encoded by the coding sequence ATGAACCTGCAACGCGCCTGCCCCTGCGGCCTCCCCACGACGTACGACGCTTGCTGCGGGCGCCTGCACGACGGCGCGGCGCAGGCTGCTACCGCCGAGGAGTTGATGCGGTCCCGGTATTCGGCGTACGCCGTCGGCAACCTCGACTACGTCTTCCGCACCTGGCATCCGCGCACCCGGCCCGACGACCTCTCCCCCGATCCCGGCCTGACCTGGACCGGCCTGTCCATCCTCGACACCTCAGCCGGCGGCCCCGACGACGAAACCGGCGAAGTCGAGTTCATCGCCACCTTCCGCAACCACGGCACCCCCGGCCAACTCCACGAACGCTCCCGCTTCCTCCGCCGCACCACCCGCTGGCTCTACCTCGACGGCGACCTCACCTGA
- a CDS encoding carbohydrate ABC transporter permease — protein sequence MRTKPAIRSFQYVAVGLYLIFLGFPLLWLISTSLKSPREFASITPSLLPKSPQISNYTEALQEQGLIRSMANSLQISIATTILVIVVSLPVAYALARFRSRLRPITNGWILVSQVFPVILIVIPLFMILRPLHLTNTIPGVVIVYMVWSMPFALWMLQGYVAAVPRELEEAAAVDGAGRARTIVSIVMPLLRPGLIATAMFTFISAWNEFFFALVLLQDPQLKTLPLVLARFVGAEGQVQIGPLAAASVLATVPSLVFFAFLQRRLTSGLLSGAVKG from the coding sequence ATGAGAACCAAGCCGGCGATCAGGAGTTTCCAGTACGTCGCGGTCGGCCTTTACCTTATTTTCCTGGGCTTTCCGCTGCTCTGGCTGATCTCGACCTCGCTCAAATCGCCACGCGAGTTCGCGAGCATCACGCCGTCGCTGCTGCCGAAGAGCCCGCAGATCTCCAACTACACCGAGGCCCTCCAGGAACAAGGCCTGATCAGGTCGATGGCGAACAGCCTGCAGATCTCGATCGCGACGACCATTCTCGTCATCGTGGTCTCGCTCCCGGTGGCGTACGCGCTGGCGCGGTTCCGCAGCCGGCTCCGGCCGATCACCAATGGCTGGATCCTGGTCAGCCAGGTGTTCCCGGTGATCCTGATCGTCATCCCGTTGTTCATGATCCTGCGGCCGTTGCACCTCACCAACACGATTCCCGGTGTGGTCATCGTCTATATGGTCTGGTCGATGCCGTTCGCCCTTTGGATGCTGCAGGGGTACGTCGCCGCGGTGCCGCGTGAGCTCGAAGAGGCGGCCGCGGTCGACGGCGCCGGCCGGGCCCGGACCATCGTGTCGATCGTGATGCCGTTGCTGCGGCCCGGGTTGATCGCGACGGCCATGTTCACCTTCATCTCGGCGTGGAACGAGTTCTTCTTCGCCCTGGTGCTACTGCAAGACCCCCAACTCAAGACGTTGCCGCTGGTGCTCGCCCGATTCGTCGGGGCCGAGGGCCAGGTCCAGATCGGGCCGCTCGCGGCCGCGTCCGTGCTCGCCACCGTGCCGAGTCTCGTGTTCTTCGCCTTCCTGCAACGCCGACTGACCTCTGGTCTGCTCAGCGGCGCAGTGAAGGGTTAA
- a CDS encoding ArsR/SmtB family transcription factor translates to MHADSGACKRRLADDQVDLAVEVFRMLADATRIQLLWALSGEELPVNELATRIGKPAPSVSQHLAKLRMARLVRTRREGTQVFYRLENDHVGRLVVDAIYNAEHAGPGMPAHHLDGENLAELHAAAEGTA, encoded by the coding sequence ATGCATGCAGATAGCGGAGCTTGTAAGCGTCGGCTGGCCGACGACCAGGTGGATCTGGCCGTCGAGGTGTTCCGGATGCTGGCCGACGCGACCCGGATCCAGCTGCTGTGGGCCTTGAGCGGGGAGGAGCTGCCGGTCAACGAGCTCGCCACCCGGATCGGCAAACCGGCGCCTTCCGTATCGCAGCACCTGGCCAAGCTGAGGATGGCGCGACTGGTGCGGACTCGCCGCGAGGGCACCCAGGTCTTCTACCGCTTGGAGAACGACCACGTCGGCCGGCTCGTCGTCGACGCGATCTACAACGCCGAGCACGCCGGACCGGGGATGCCCGCCCACCACCTCGATGGCGAGAACCTGGCCGAGCTCCACGCCGCTGCCGAGGGGACTGCCTGA
- a CDS encoding GNAT family N-acetyltransferase: MLWKIRTELADRPGALAELAARCGADDLNILSLEVFTSEGGAIDELVVSTGVGWTAEQLTALVAEAGCVRTTVRPCQADVLSDAPTRYLRAVLRILDDPCTVDEELERLQGLDEYTAAEWARADVLVEIAGLLAEKFDTVVEGPRPGSGVPTVRPAGIADAEAVIAMHDRCSFESRTRRYHVPMPRLTLRTARHLSAPAGGVSLVAEVNGAVIGMATAAPWEELGSEGVSVMEVAVLVEDGWQRQGLGSQLLAGVIREARSLGADRVVCMVQPENQAMIRTIERLRMRTMVVNTGGNLTVTVALSDQSLSHSVAANSVQGPPVAYRQQRAVTTPVRPPSARNAGLYADQHAFTGAGAVPAAADRSRSADPDGADRGGRP; the protein is encoded by the coding sequence ATGCTGTGGAAGATCCGGACTGAACTTGCCGACCGCCCGGGCGCGCTGGCGGAACTCGCCGCGCGCTGCGGAGCCGACGACCTCAACATTCTCAGCCTGGAGGTCTTCACCTCCGAAGGCGGCGCGATCGACGAACTGGTCGTCTCGACCGGCGTCGGCTGGACCGCCGAGCAGTTGACCGCGCTGGTGGCCGAGGCGGGCTGCGTCCGTACGACGGTGCGCCCGTGCCAGGCGGACGTCCTCTCGGACGCGCCGACGCGATACCTGCGCGCGGTGCTGCGGATCCTCGACGACCCGTGCACCGTGGACGAGGAGCTCGAGCGCCTCCAGGGTCTCGACGAGTACACCGCGGCCGAATGGGCCCGCGCTGACGTCCTGGTCGAGATCGCCGGCCTGCTCGCCGAGAAGTTCGACACCGTCGTCGAAGGACCCCGGCCCGGTAGCGGCGTACCAACTGTCCGTCCGGCCGGCATCGCCGACGCAGAGGCCGTCATCGCGATGCACGACAGGTGCTCGTTCGAGAGCCGGACGAGGCGCTACCACGTGCCGATGCCGCGGCTCACGCTTCGTACGGCGCGCCACCTCTCAGCGCCCGCGGGTGGTGTCTCGCTGGTCGCGGAGGTCAACGGTGCCGTGATCGGCATGGCCACGGCCGCGCCCTGGGAGGAGCTCGGGTCCGAAGGCGTCTCCGTGATGGAGGTCGCCGTACTCGTCGAGGACGGCTGGCAGCGGCAGGGCCTCGGCTCGCAGTTGCTGGCCGGCGTGATCCGCGAGGCGCGTTCGCTCGGCGCGGACCGGGTGGTTTGCATGGTGCAGCCGGAGAACCAGGCGATGATCCGCACGATCGAGCGGTTGCGGATGCGGACCATGGTCGTGAACACGGGCGGCAACCTGACCGTGACAGTGGCGCTGTCCGATCAAAGCCTGTCGCATTCTGTGGCGGCGAATTCTGTGCAGGGCCCACCGGTGGCCTATCGTCAGCAACGTGCCGTCACTACCCCTGTCCGACCGCCATCCGCGCGGAATGCTGGTCTATATGCCGACCAGCACGCGTTCACCGGTGCTGGAGCTGTTCCGGCGGCTGCTGATCGCAGTCGGTCTGCTGACCCTGATGGTGCTGATCGTGGTGGTCGACCGTGA
- a CDS encoding cation diffusion facilitator family transporter has product MAHQRTPSHGHGHGHGHEVGGVWRRLGAMFRPHSHDAADSIDDAIESSAAGIRAVKVSLVALAITATLQLVIVAISGSVALLADTVHNFSDALTALPLWIAFVIGRRAATRRYTYGYGRAEDLAGLFVVAMIAISALIAGWESIRRLINPVTVHNLGWVAAAGVIGFIGNEAVAMYRIRVGRRIGSAALVADGLHARTDGMTSLAVVLGAGGVALGFPLADPLIGLLITIAILAVLRTAGRDVFRRLMDAVDPADVDSAETALTALPGVQAVRRVRMRWIGHELHADVDLVIDAGDSAQAHRLAHEAEHELTHAVPRLRTAVVHAYPSDDPALGPAAARSG; this is encoded by the coding sequence ATGGCACACCAGCGCACGCCGAGCCACGGTCACGGTCACGGCCACGGGCATGAGGTTGGGGGAGTTTGGCGGCGGTTGGGTGCGATGTTCCGGCCGCATTCCCACGACGCGGCCGATTCGATCGATGACGCGATCGAGTCCAGCGCCGCCGGGATTCGGGCCGTGAAGGTCAGCCTGGTCGCGCTCGCCATCACCGCCACTCTGCAACTGGTGATCGTCGCGATCTCCGGATCGGTCGCGCTGTTGGCCGACACCGTGCACAACTTCTCCGATGCGCTGACCGCGTTGCCGTTGTGGATCGCCTTCGTCATCGGGCGTCGCGCTGCCACCCGTCGCTACACCTACGGGTACGGACGCGCCGAAGACCTGGCCGGGCTCTTCGTCGTCGCGATGATCGCGATCTCCGCGCTCATCGCCGGCTGGGAGTCGATCCGGCGTCTCATCAACCCGGTCACCGTGCACAACCTCGGCTGGGTGGCGGCCGCGGGAGTCATCGGCTTCATCGGCAACGAGGCGGTCGCGATGTACCGCATCCGCGTCGGCCGCCGGATCGGCTCAGCCGCCTTGGTCGCCGACGGACTGCACGCCCGTACCGACGGCATGACCTCGCTGGCCGTCGTACTCGGTGCGGGCGGTGTCGCCCTCGGCTTTCCGTTGGCGGACCCGTTGATCGGTCTGCTCATTACGATCGCCATCCTCGCCGTACTGCGCACCGCCGGCCGCGACGTCTTCCGGCGCTTGATGGACGCCGTCGACCCAGCCGACGTCGACAGCGCCGAAACGGCTCTAACCGCGCTGCCAGGCGTCCAGGCCGTACGACGAGTCCGCATGCGCTGGATCGGCCACGAACTCCACGCCGACGTCGACCTGGTCATCGACGCAGGAGACAGCGCCCAAGCCCACCGCCTCGCCCACGAAGCCGAACACGAACTAACCCACGCCGTCCCCCGCCTCCGCACCGCCGTAGTCCACGCCTACCCCAGCGACGACCCGGCGTTGGGGCCAGCGGCGGCGCGGTCCGGTTGA
- a CDS encoding DUF305 domain-containing protein, whose product MRQRTWKTAALILASSLALTACNDGDGAMPGMNHSTPSASAGAHNAADVEFATGMIPHHRQAVEMADLTAGKAQATAVKDLAAAIKAAQDPEIKQLSGWLTAWGEPVPTPGEHGGHDMSGSMPGMMSAEEMDALGKASGPAFDRMWVQLMIKHHRGAVTMAKTEQSVGQDPASIALAKKIETDQNREIATMQQLLEQLP is encoded by the coding sequence ATGCGACAACGTACGTGGAAAACCGCTGCCCTGATCCTGGCTTCCAGCCTCGCCTTGACCGCCTGTAACGACGGCGATGGCGCGATGCCGGGGATGAACCACAGCACTCCGTCCGCATCCGCGGGGGCGCATAACGCGGCGGATGTGGAGTTCGCGACGGGCATGATCCCGCACCACCGCCAGGCCGTTGAGATGGCGGACCTGACGGCCGGCAAGGCGCAGGCGACCGCGGTGAAGGACCTGGCGGCCGCGATCAAGGCGGCCCAGGATCCCGAGATCAAGCAACTATCGGGCTGGCTGACGGCCTGGGGCGAGCCGGTGCCGACGCCGGGCGAACATGGCGGTCACGACATGTCCGGCTCGATGCCGGGGATGATGTCCGCCGAGGAGATGGACGCTCTCGGCAAGGCCTCCGGTCCGGCGTTCGACCGGATGTGGGTGCAGCTGATGATCAAGCACCACCGTGGCGCGGTCACGATGGCGAAGACTGAGCAGTCCGTCGGCCAGGACCCGGCGTCGATAGCCCTGGCCAAGAAGATCGAGACGGACCAGAACCGCGAAATCGCCACCATGCAGCAACTGCTCGAACAATTACCCTGA
- a CDS encoding carbohydrate ABC transporter permease: MSTMTATRPKQKSPGRPKQNREAIYLFLPALLPVLLLSVYPLIRGILLGFTDARAGLNVTTEFIGFDNFTRLLQNDLFWASFRIGLIWTIAVTVLQFVAALGLALLLNADLRFRGVARTLALIPWAMPPVVVAIMWRLLLHPTNGPVNGVLQGLNITDHPINWLGDFNTALPAVIVVGIWVGMPMTTVTLLAGLQSIDRSLYEAAAVDGASTWHQFVHITLPQLKTVIVAITSLDMIWNFNSFGLVYVLTAGGPGGKTMLPMLFAYNEAFRYGNFGMAAAMGDVMVVIIIVFLGFYLRNRLRSEA, from the coding sequence ATGAGCACCATGACGGCAACCCGGCCGAAGCAGAAAAGCCCGGGCAGGCCGAAGCAGAATCGCGAGGCGATCTACCTCTTCCTCCCCGCGCTGCTGCCGGTCCTCCTGCTGAGCGTCTACCCGCTGATCCGCGGCATCCTGCTCGGCTTCACCGATGCCCGCGCCGGGCTGAACGTGACCACCGAGTTCATCGGCTTCGACAACTTCACCAGGCTGCTGCAGAACGACCTGTTCTGGGCGTCGTTCCGGATCGGCCTGATCTGGACCATCGCGGTCACGGTGCTCCAATTCGTCGCCGCCCTCGGCCTCGCACTCCTCCTCAACGCAGACCTCCGCTTCCGAGGCGTAGCCCGCACGCTCGCGCTCATCCCGTGGGCGATGCCGCCGGTCGTGGTCGCGATCATGTGGCGCCTGCTGCTGCATCCGACGAACGGCCCGGTCAACGGCGTACTCCAAGGCCTCAATATCACCGATCACCCGATCAACTGGCTCGGCGACTTCAACACCGCTTTACCGGCCGTGATCGTGGTCGGGATCTGGGTCGGCATGCCGATGACCACGGTGACGTTGCTCGCGGGCCTGCAGTCGATCGACCGCTCGCTTTACGAGGCGGCCGCGGTCGACGGCGCGAGCACGTGGCACCAGTTCGTGCACATCACGCTGCCGCAACTCAAGACCGTCATCGTCGCGATCACCAGTCTCGACATGATCTGGAACTTCAACTCGTTCGGCCTGGTCTACGTGCTCACCGCGGGCGGTCCCGGCGGGAAGACGATGCTGCCGATGCTGTTCGCCTACAACGAGGCCTTCCGCTACGGGAACTTCGGCATGGCGGCCGCCATGGGCGACGTCATGGTCGTCATCATCATCGTGTTCCTCGGCTTCTACCTGCGTAACCGGCTGAGGAGTGAAGCATGA
- a CDS encoding heavy metal translocating P-type ATPase produces the protein MANSTQHDHATHDAHAKHAAHAGHDKHAGHDPEMFRRKFWLSLLLTLPIVATSHMVMEWFGYSLDFPGMSWVGPVLGTFVFLYGGWPFLVGGVREARDRAPGMMLLISMAITVAYVASLATSLGLFDLDFWWELAALVTIMLLGHWQEMKAIGQAQGALAALAALLPDDAERVSEDGVETVAIADLQVGDVVLVRSGARVPADGEIVDGAAELDESMITGESRPVSKAAGDRVVAGTVATDSAIRVRIAAVGEDTALAGIQRLVAEAQQSSGRAQVLADRFAAMLFYIATAAALVTFVAWWAFGDLNESVVRTVTVLVIACPHALGLAIPLVIALSTAVAAKAGILVKDRLALERMRTVNAVLFDKTGTLTKGEHVVTGVAGDGVDEQEVLRIAGAVEADSEHPLARAIVTAADERGGRAKADEFKSLTGRGVQAVVAGSTYAVGGPALLRELDATVPAVLRDRAEEWSARGAAVLYVLRVEDSTSVATGVIALEDEVRPEAREAVAQLRAAGIEKIVMITGDAEPVARAVAADLGFREGVDEVFAEVLPADKDKAVSELQARGLTVAMVGDGVNDAPALARADVGIAIGAGADVAIESAGVVLASSDPRGVTGVIRLSQASYRKMIQNLAWAAGYNVIAIPLAAGVLAWAGLTLGPAVGAVLMSVSTIVVALNAQLLRRVDLTPGR, from the coding sequence ATGGCGAACTCCACCCAGCACGACCACGCAACCCACGACGCCCACGCGAAACACGCCGCACACGCGGGGCATGACAAGCACGCCGGCCATGACCCGGAGATGTTCCGGCGGAAGTTCTGGCTGAGCCTGCTGCTCACGCTGCCGATCGTGGCGACGAGCCACATGGTGATGGAGTGGTTCGGCTACTCGCTGGACTTCCCCGGCATGAGTTGGGTCGGTCCGGTGCTCGGCACGTTCGTGTTCCTGTACGGCGGCTGGCCGTTCCTGGTCGGCGGTGTCCGCGAGGCCCGCGACCGCGCGCCCGGGATGATGCTGCTGATCTCGATGGCGATCACCGTCGCGTACGTCGCTTCGCTGGCGACGAGCCTCGGCCTATTCGACCTGGACTTCTGGTGGGAGCTGGCGGCCCTGGTCACGATCATGCTGCTGGGCCACTGGCAGGAGATGAAGGCCATCGGTCAGGCGCAGGGCGCGCTCGCCGCCTTGGCCGCACTGCTGCCCGACGACGCCGAGCGGGTCAGCGAAGACGGCGTCGAGACCGTCGCGATCGCCGACCTGCAAGTGGGCGACGTGGTGCTGGTGCGTTCCGGCGCACGAGTCCCAGCCGACGGCGAGATCGTCGATGGCGCCGCCGAGTTGGACGAGTCGATGATCACCGGCGAATCCCGGCCAGTTTCGAAGGCGGCCGGTGATCGGGTGGTCGCGGGCACGGTGGCGACCGATTCGGCGATCCGAGTACGCATCGCCGCAGTCGGCGAGGACACCGCCCTGGCCGGCATCCAGCGCTTGGTCGCCGAGGCGCAGCAGTCGAGCGGACGCGCCCAGGTTCTGGCCGACCGATTCGCCGCCATGCTGTTCTACATTGCGACGGCTGCCGCGCTCGTCACGTTTGTCGCCTGGTGGGCGTTCGGCGACCTGAACGAGTCCGTCGTACGGACCGTCACCGTCCTGGTCATCGCGTGCCCGCACGCGCTAGGCCTGGCCATTCCGCTGGTGATCGCGTTGTCCACGGCCGTCGCAGCCAAGGCCGGCATCCTGGTGAAGGACCGGCTGGCGCTGGAGCGGATGCGGACCGTGAACGCGGTGCTGTTCGACAAGACCGGCACCCTGACCAAGGGCGAGCACGTCGTGACCGGAGTGGCCGGTGACGGAGTCGACGAGCAAGAGGTGCTGCGGATCGCCGGCGCGGTCGAGGCCGACAGCGAACATCCGTTGGCCCGGGCGATCGTGACCGCCGCCGACGAGCGTGGTGGTCGCGCGAAGGCAGACGAGTTCAAGTCGCTCACCGGCCGGGGCGTCCAGGCAGTCGTTGCCGGCAGCACCTATGCGGTCGGCGGGCCCGCGCTGCTGCGTGAGCTGGACGCGACCGTGCCCGCCGTACTGCGCGACCGGGCCGAAGAATGGTCCGCCCGCGGAGCCGCCGTCCTGTACGTCCTGCGCGTTGAAGACAGTACGTCGGTGGCGACTGGCGTGATCGCGCTCGAGGACGAGGTGCGGCCAGAGGCGCGCGAGGCCGTCGCGCAACTGCGCGCTGCCGGTATCGAGAAGATCGTCATGATCACGGGTGATGCCGAGCCGGTCGCACGCGCGGTCGCGGCCGACCTGGGATTCCGCGAAGGCGTGGACGAGGTGTTCGCCGAGGTGCTGCCGGCCGACAAGGACAAGGCGGTCAGCGAATTGCAGGCCCGCGGGCTGACGGTGGCGATGGTGGGCGACGGCGTGAACGATGCCCCGGCGTTGGCTCGCGCGGATGTCGGGATCGCGATCGGCGCGGGTGCGGACGTGGCGATCGAGTCGGCGGGTGTCGTACTGGCCTCGTCGGATCCGCGGGGCGTCACTGGCGTCATCCGGTTGTCGCAGGCGTCGTACCGCAAGATGATCCAGAACCTGGCGTGGGCCGCCGGGTACAACGTGATCGCCATCCCGCTCGCCGCCGGTGTGCTGGCCTGGGCCGGCCTGACGCTCGGCCCGGCCGTGGGCGCCGTGCTGATGTCCGTCTCGACCATCGTCGTCGCCCTGAACGCACAACTGCTGCGCCGGGTTGATCTGACCCCGGGGCGCTGA
- a CDS encoding LacI family DNA-binding transcriptional regulator has product MSRPTISAVAQAAGVSVASVSRVLNGQPATPEMTEKVRRAAEALSYVPDSRARSLKVGRTFQLTLAVADVGNPVYVTMMRAVESVVAAAGYRLVVTTTGPDVVDEVALVRGMARGYADGLVISPLRVDDDLIKSIRECDVPVVVAGSVPAKAGVDTVRANSPKGMLLAVDHLKQAGRKRIAFVNGPADTVPGEARARGFAEAMKKFRLTPAGTIDAADFTFAAGRAAGQEAGPKLLKDTKPDAIICANDLLAVGLMHVLAERGLAVPKDIAVIGMDDSELAEQCYPTLTSVNLGSAERGRRAAELLLARIDDATRAPRRIVVQPTLSVRKSTP; this is encoded by the coding sequence GTGAGTCGTCCGACCATCTCAGCGGTGGCGCAGGCTGCTGGTGTTTCGGTGGCGTCGGTGTCGCGGGTGCTGAACGGGCAGCCGGCGACCCCCGAGATGACCGAGAAGGTACGGCGGGCCGCGGAGGCGCTCAGCTATGTGCCGGATTCGCGGGCGCGGTCGCTGAAGGTCGGGCGGACGTTCCAACTGACCCTGGCCGTCGCCGATGTCGGTAACCCCGTCTACGTCACGATGATGCGGGCCGTCGAGAGTGTGGTCGCGGCCGCCGGATACCGGCTGGTCGTCACCACCACCGGCCCCGACGTGGTCGATGAGGTCGCGCTGGTGAGGGGGATGGCGCGCGGGTACGCCGACGGCCTGGTGATCAGCCCGCTGCGCGTGGACGACGACCTGATCAAGTCGATCCGGGAGTGCGACGTACCAGTGGTCGTCGCCGGTAGCGTGCCGGCCAAGGCGGGCGTCGACACCGTCCGGGCGAATTCGCCGAAGGGCATGCTGCTCGCCGTCGACCATCTCAAACAAGCCGGGCGGAAGCGGATCGCCTTCGTCAACGGCCCCGCCGACACCGTGCCAGGGGAGGCGCGGGCGCGCGGATTCGCCGAGGCGATGAAGAAGTTCCGCCTCACCCCGGCCGGCACCATCGACGCCGCCGACTTCACCTTTGCCGCCGGACGCGCAGCCGGGCAAGAGGCCGGTCCGAAACTGCTCAAGGACACGAAGCCCGACGCGATCATCTGCGCCAACGACCTACTAGCCGTCGGCCTGATGCACGTGCTGGCGGAGCGAGGGCTGGCCGTGCCCAAGGACATCGCCGTGATCGGGATGGACGACAGCGAGCTGGCCGAACAGTGCTACCCCACGCTCACCAGCGTGAACCTCGGTTCGGCCGAGCGAGGCCGCCGGGCCGCGGAGTTGCTGCTGGCAAGGATCGACGACGCCACTCGCGCGCCACGCCGCATCGTCGTACAGCCGACGCTGAGCGTACGGAAGTCCACCCCATGA